One genomic segment of Candidatus Binatia bacterium includes these proteins:
- a CDS encoding valine--tRNA ligase, whose translation MTSPTELPKNYDPVETEKRWYAHWSERGYFRPNDSDGPPFVILIPPPNVTGSLHFGHTFDHTIQDLLTRWHRMMGEPTLWLPGTDHAGIATQNVVEKRLAERGQTRFDLGREAFIAETWRWKEEYHRRITEQMKRLGDSVDWSRERFTMDEGLSRAVREVFVRLYRKGLVYRGNRIINWCPRCHTALSDEEVNKEERDAKLYYIQYPIKGTQKHVTVATTRPETMLGDVAVAVHPKDKRFAPLKGKAALLPFLRREIPIIQDDAVDPKFGTGAVKVTPAHDLSDFEMGQRHNLPAIKVMDESAVMNENAGDFQGLTREEARKRIVEALTDRGLLVRVEPHRHAVGQCDRCGTVVEPYLSLQWFVKMKPLAEPAYAAIARGELTILPRRWEKVYLRWLEGIRDWCISRQLWWGHRIPVWTCAGCEEQIVEVETPAKCPKCGSGELKQDEDVLDTWFSSWLWPFSTLGWPDKTADLERFYPSSVMVTGPDIIFFWVARMVMAGYEFMGSCPFPQVYLHGIVRDALGRKLSKSLGNSSDPIELMDRFGSDSLRYTLVLLSPQGADIQGFSDEKVDLGRHFANKLWNAFRLVHPYLIDFQPDDPVQRPELRDEDQWILSAMASTVRSVTRNLRAYRIGDAAKDIYDFTWREFCDWYLEMAKPRLYAGPHTPDALTVRWVIDSVFSNVIRMLHPFMPFLTEELWHSLPGTEGDVIVAPWPVPARGASHPEAEARIALLKEMVGAVRNLRSEMNIAPARKAPIRIRASGPDAAVLEKQRDLILLLGRGESLEVGPDAAKPKVAASAVVRNHEIFLPLEGLIDVEVERARLRKEYERVLREFDVSRRKLQNEDFLGKAKKDVVDREREKFETLGTTKEKLERNLEVLQ comes from the coding sequence ATGACGAGCCCGACCGAGCTCCCGAAGAACTACGACCCCGTCGAGACCGAGAAGCGCTGGTACGCCCACTGGTCCGAGCGGGGCTACTTCCGCCCCAACGATTCGGACGGGCCTCCCTTCGTCATCCTGATCCCGCCGCCCAACGTCACGGGGAGCCTCCACTTCGGGCACACGTTCGACCATACCATCCAGGACCTCCTGACCCGATGGCACCGGATGATGGGCGAGCCGACGCTCTGGCTTCCGGGCACCGACCACGCCGGCATCGCGACCCAGAACGTGGTGGAGAAGCGGCTGGCCGAGCGGGGGCAGACCCGCTTCGACCTGGGCCGCGAGGCGTTCATCGCCGAAACGTGGCGCTGGAAGGAGGAATACCACCGGCGGATCACGGAACAGATGAAGCGCCTGGGCGACTCCGTGGACTGGTCGCGCGAGCGCTTCACGATGGACGAGGGGCTCTCGCGCGCCGTGCGCGAGGTGTTCGTCCGCCTGTACCGGAAGGGGCTGGTCTACCGCGGGAACCGCATCATCAACTGGTGTCCGCGCTGCCACACCGCGCTCTCCGACGAGGAAGTGAACAAGGAGGAGCGCGACGCCAAGCTCTACTACATCCAGTACCCGATCAAGGGCACCCAGAAGCACGTGACCGTGGCGACGACGCGCCCCGAGACGATGCTGGGCGACGTGGCCGTGGCCGTGCACCCCAAGGACAAGCGGTTCGCGCCGCTCAAGGGAAAGGCCGCGCTGCTGCCCTTCCTGCGGCGCGAGATCCCGATCATCCAGGACGACGCGGTGGATCCCAAGTTCGGGACCGGCGCCGTCAAGGTGACGCCCGCGCACGACCTCTCCGACTTCGAGATGGGGCAGCGCCACAACCTCCCCGCCATCAAGGTCATGGACGAGAGCGCGGTGATGAACGAGAACGCCGGCGACTTCCAGGGGCTCACGCGCGAAGAGGCGCGGAAGCGGATCGTGGAGGCGCTGACCGACCGCGGGCTGCTCGTGCGCGTGGAGCCGCACCGCCACGCGGTGGGCCAGTGCGACCGCTGCGGCACCGTGGTGGAGCCCTACCTCTCGCTCCAGTGGTTCGTGAAGATGAAGCCGCTCGCCGAGCCTGCGTACGCGGCCATCGCGCGCGGCGAGCTGACGATCCTGCCCCGGCGCTGGGAGAAGGTGTACCTGCGCTGGCTGGAGGGGATCCGCGACTGGTGCATCTCGCGCCAGCTCTGGTGGGGGCACCGCATCCCCGTCTGGACCTGCGCCGGCTGCGAGGAACAGATCGTGGAGGTGGAGACGCCGGCGAAATGCCCGAAGTGCGGGAGCGGGGAGCTGAAGCAGGACGAGGACGTGCTCGACACCTGGTTCTCCTCCTGGCTCTGGCCCTTCTCCACCCTCGGATGGCCCGATAAGACGGCCGACCTCGAGCGCTTCTATCCCTCGAGCGTGATGGTGACCGGCCCCGACATCATCTTCTTCTGGGTCGCGCGGATGGTCATGGCGGGGTACGAGTTCATGGGGAGCTGCCCGTTCCCGCAGGTGTACCTGCACGGGATCGTGCGCGACGCCCTGGGGCGGAAGCTCTCCAAGTCGCTCGGCAACTCGTCCGACCCGATCGAGCTGATGGACCGCTTCGGCTCCGACTCGCTCCGCTACACGCTGGTGCTCCTGTCGCCGCAGGGAGCCGACATCCAGGGCTTCTCCGACGAGAAGGTGGACCTCGGGCGCCACTTCGCGAACAAGCTGTGGAACGCCTTCCGACTGGTGCACCCGTACCTGATCGACTTCCAGCCCGACGATCCGGTCCAGCGGCCCGAGCTGCGCGACGAGGACCAGTGGATCCTGAGCGCCATGGCCTCGACCGTTCGATCGGTGACGCGGAACCTGCGCGCCTACCGGATCGGAGACGCCGCCAAGGACATCTACGACTTCACCTGGCGGGAGTTCTGCGACTGGTATCTGGAGATGGCCAAGCCGCGGCTGTACGCCGGGCCGCACACGCCCGACGCCCTGACCGTGCGCTGGGTGATCGACTCGGTGTTCAGCAACGTGATCCGGATGCTCCATCCCTTCATGCCGTTCTTGACCGAAGAGCTGTGGCACTCGCTCCCCGGGACCGAGGGGGACGTGATCGTCGCTCCCTGGCCCGTGCCTGCCCGGGGCGCCTCCCATCCCGAGGCGGAGGCGCGGATCGCGCTCCTCAAGGAAATGGTGGGCGCGGTGCGCAACCTTCGCTCCGAGATGAACATCGCTCCCGCGCGCAAAGCTCCCATCCGGATCCGCGCCTCCGGTCCGGATGCCGCGGTGCTCGAGAAGCAGCGCGATCTGATCCTGCTCCTGGGCCGCGGGGAATCGCTCGAGGTGGGCCCCGACGCGGCCAAGCCCAAGGTGGCGGCCTCGGCCGTCGTCCGGAACCACGAGATCTTCCTGCCCCTGGAAGGTCTCATCGACGTGGAAGTGGAGCGGGCCCGTCTGCGTAAGGAATATGAGCGTGTGCTCCGCGAATTCGACGTCTCCCGGCGGAAGCTCCAGAACGAGGACTTCCTGGGCAAGGCCAAGAAGGACGTGGTGGACCGCGAGCGGGAGAAATTCGAAACCTTGGGCACGACGAAGGAAAAGCTGGAACGGAATCTGGAGGTGCTGCAGTGA